In Streptomyces sp. SLBN-118, the following are encoded in one genomic region:
- a CDS encoding DUF5955 family protein: MLRSVGQTRVTESGEDPRATELRAAISRLRRELAGHPGEFPDRGIAEDELAVLAAMVAAGDPEVPRMRRSLLLIAGAIGSVSALAPGLLKVRNAVDLFGEVPR, translated from the coding sequence TTGTTGCGGAGCGTGGGGCAGACGCGGGTGACGGAGAGCGGCGAGGACCCTAGGGCGACGGAGCTGCGCGCTGCCATCTCCCGGCTCCGCCGCGAACTGGCCGGTCATCCGGGCGAGTTCCCCGACCGGGGGATCGCCGAGGACGAACTGGCCGTGCTGGCGGCGATGGTGGCGGCGGGCGATCCCGAAGTCCCGCGGATGCGGCGCTCGTTGCTGCTGATCGCCGGGGCGATCGGGTCGGTGAGTGCGTTGGCGCCGGGGCTGCTGAAGGTACGGAACGCGGTGGACCTGTTCGGCGAGGTGCCGCGCTAG
- a CDS encoding NTP transferase domain-containing protein, translating to MAHVAEPRMEPVVAGLLLAAGGGRRLGGRPKALLTHRGRPLVEHAVRVLREGGCGPVHVVLGAAADRVRKEADLPGCVLVDNPDWEEGMGSSLRAGLQSLSATAADAALVSLVDQPGIGAEAVARVRAACRSRQSLAAAAYGGERGHPVLFGAGHWQEITAGAVGDRGARAYLKDHESSLALIECGDVAEAYDIDTAEDLAHLE from the coding sequence ATGGCACACGTCGCAGAACCAAGGATGGAACCGGTCGTGGCCGGACTGCTGCTCGCCGCGGGCGGCGGACGGCGGCTCGGCGGACGCCCGAAGGCGCTGCTGACGCACCGGGGCAGGCCGCTGGTGGAGCACGCGGTGCGCGTGCTGCGCGAGGGCGGCTGCGGTCCCGTGCATGTGGTGCTGGGTGCGGCCGCCGACCGCGTACGCAAGGAGGCCGATCTGCCCGGCTGCGTACTCGTCGACAACCCCGACTGGGAGGAGGGCATGGGCTCTTCGCTGCGTGCGGGCCTTCAGTCGCTGTCCGCCACGGCGGCGGACGCCGCTCTTGTCTCGCTGGTGGACCAGCCGGGCATCGGCGCCGAAGCGGTGGCCCGCGTACGGGCCGCCTGCCGCTCCCGTCAGTCGCTGGCGGCGGCCGCGTACGGGGGTGAGCGCGGCCATCCGGTGCTCTTCGGCGCGGGGCACTGGCAGGAGATCACGGCCGGCGCGGTCGGCGACCGCGGTGCCCGCGCCTATCTCAAAGACCACGAGTCCTCGCTCGCGCTGATCGAGTGCGGCGATGTGGCCGAGGCGTACGACATCGACACGGCTGAGGATCTGGCGCACCTTGAGTGA
- a CDS encoding serine/threonine-protein kinase, translating into MSGRAHQGTVFQPLGEDDPRHVAGYKIAARLGAGGMGKVYLSYTPGGRPIAIKVIRPDFGQDAEFRRRFAQEVQAAQRVQGLYTAPVIDADAEAEQPWLATAYVPGPSLADAVAEHGKLPVETVLLLVAGIAEALQIIHGAGIVHRDLKPANVLLAADGPRVIDFGIARAADATSLTSSGVTIGTPSFMAPEQAAGSQVTPATDIFALGQVAAYAATGKAAFGEGTSHGVLYRIVHEEPDLTELPEQLRELVTRCLVKDPEGRPSVAELLTICQSANAETVLRRPEEWLPGAVAAEITTRKAAPAPPATPPGGQAPAAYAPTAPAHPPTAPAAAAPMQAPPGPGQVPAPGQVPAPGQTPAAYAPTAAATRPTPPPGFGPPQTQPPTYGYPHQQAAPPQYHHQPVQPYNTLAAPTAPPKKKTGRNLAIAVVATLVVGAVAGGLLYLALGDKGNDKGNQSQGSGKAGSSPNAGGKGGATPTPGQSKSSTPAAAPDPAPKTYNGLNVTDDYGITLGDDPLKPVSSDSGTVDVEHEWYLGTIEARNAKLILLRPGQNADLETCRSETRFATVLKIENLSKGAKFCVLSETGNVGVVTYQGRSPESDPSHYITLDVTVWRGAIDSVQPTY; encoded by the coding sequence ATGAGTGGGCGCGCACACCAGGGAACGGTCTTTCAGCCGCTGGGCGAAGACGATCCGCGGCACGTCGCCGGATACAAGATCGCCGCGCGGCTCGGCGCCGGCGGCATGGGCAAGGTCTATCTGTCGTACACACCCGGCGGGAGGCCCATCGCCATCAAGGTGATCCGGCCCGACTTCGGCCAGGACGCCGAATTCCGCCGCCGCTTCGCCCAGGAGGTGCAGGCCGCGCAGCGAGTGCAGGGCCTGTACACCGCCCCTGTCATCGACGCGGACGCCGAGGCCGAACAGCCCTGGCTGGCCACGGCGTACGTCCCCGGGCCCTCCCTCGCCGACGCCGTCGCCGAACACGGCAAGCTCCCGGTCGAGACCGTGCTGCTGCTCGTCGCCGGAATCGCCGAGGCGCTGCAGATCATCCACGGTGCGGGCATCGTCCACCGTGACCTCAAGCCCGCCAATGTGCTGCTCGCCGCGGACGGGCCGCGCGTCATCGACTTCGGCATCGCACGGGCCGCCGATGCGACGTCGCTCACCAGCAGCGGTGTCACCATCGGCACCCCGTCCTTCATGGCCCCCGAGCAGGCGGCCGGCAGCCAAGTCACCCCGGCCACCGACATTTTCGCCCTTGGCCAGGTCGCGGCGTACGCGGCGACCGGCAAGGCGGCCTTCGGCGAGGGCACGTCGCACGGTGTGCTCTACCGGATCGTCCACGAGGAGCCCGACCTCACCGAACTCCCCGAGCAACTGCGGGAGTTGGTGACCCGCTGCCTGGTCAAGGACCCCGAGGGGCGGCCGTCGGTCGCCGAACTCCTCACCATCTGCCAGTCCGCCAATGCCGAAACGGTGCTGCGCCGTCCCGAGGAGTGGCTGCCCGGCGCCGTCGCCGCGGAGATCACCACGCGCAAGGCGGCCCCCGCGCCGCCCGCGACCCCGCCGGGCGGACAGGCCCCGGCCGCGTACGCTCCCACCGCCCCGGCTCACCCCCCGACCGCGCCCGCCGCCGCTGCGCCGATGCAGGCTCCTCCCGGACCCGGCCAGGTCCCGGCGCCCGGCCAGGTCCCGGCGCCCGGCCAGACCCCGGCCGCGTATGCCCCCACCGCCGCGGCCACGCGACCGACCCCGCCGCCCGGCTTCGGCCCCCCTCAGACGCAGCCGCCGACGTACGGCTACCCTCACCAGCAGGCTGCCCCGCCGCAGTACCACCACCAGCCGGTGCAGCCGTACAACACCCTCGCCGCACCCACCGCGCCGCCCAAGAAGAAGACGGGGCGAAATCTGGCCATTGCCGTCGTCGCCACTCTGGTGGTCGGCGCGGTGGCCGGAGGCCTCCTGTACCTCGCCCTCGGCGACAAGGGCAACGACAAGGGCAATCAGTCGCAGGGCAGTGGCAAGGCCGGCAGTTCGCCGAACGCGGGCGGTAAGGGAGGCGCCACCCCGACCCCTGGGCAGAGCAAGTCGTCGACGCCCGCGGCTGCGCCGGACCCGGCGCCCAAGACGTACAACGGCCTCAACGTCACGGACGATTACGGCATCACCCTCGGCGACGACCCGCTCAAGCCGGTATCGAGCGACTCCGGCACCGTCGACGTCGAGCACGAGTGGTACCTCGGCACGATCGAGGCCCGGAACGCAAAGCTGATCCTGCTGCGCCCCGGCCAGAACGCCGATCTGGAGACCTGCCGGTCGGAGACGCGGTTCGCCACTGTGCTCAAGATCGAAAACCTGTCGAAGGGCGCGAAGTTCTGTGTGCTGAGCGAAACGGGGAACGTAGGCGTGGTGACCTACCAGGGGAGGTCGCCCGAGTCGGACCCCAGCCACTACATCACCCTCGATGTGACGGTCTGGCGCGGCGCGATCGACTCCGTACAGCCTACGTACTGA